A genomic stretch from uncultured Pseudodesulfovibrio sp. includes:
- a CDS encoding F0F1 ATP synthase subunit C, with protein MDTLALVAIGSVIGAGICMGLGAIGPAIGEGMALSRGLSSIAQQPDETNTIVKFMFVGMAMVESTAIYSFVLAMILLFANPFWNYFLDKAGG; from the coding sequence ATGGACACACTCGCACTGGTCGCCATCGGTTCGGTCATCGGCGCCGGAATATGTATGGGGTTGGGAGCCATCGGTCCGGCTATTGGAGAAGGCATGGCGTTGTCGCGCGGTCTTTCCTCCATCGCCCAGCAGCCGGATGAAACCAACACCATCGTCAAATTCATGTTCGTGGGCATGGCCATGGTAGAATCCACTGCCATCTACAGTTTCGTATTGGCCATGATCCTCCTGTTCGCCAACCCGTTCTGGAACTATTTCCTGGACAAGGCTGGAGGCTAG